One segment of candidate division KSB1 bacterium DNA contains the following:
- a CDS encoding EVE domain-containing protein, with the protein MPNLWLLKTEPSTYSFADLEREGKTVWDGVSSNAALKNIRAMKKGDLALIYHSGDEKAVIGLATITSNPYPGPKQNDPKLVVFDLKPKKRLPRPVPLAEIKKQKSLANFDLVRIPRLSVMPVTEKQWQVLMKMAGANYSK; encoded by the coding sequence ATGCCTAATCTTTGGTTGCTAAAAACCGAGCCTTCCACCTACAGCTTTGCCGACCTCGAGCGCGAGGGCAAAACGGTGTGGGACGGCGTCAGCAGCAACGCCGCGCTGAAAAACATCCGCGCGATGAAGAAAGGCGATCTCGCCTTGATTTATCACTCCGGCGACGAGAAGGCGGTCATCGGCCTCGCGACAATAACAAGCAATCCCTATCCCGGCCCCAAGCAAAACGACCCCAAGCTCGTCGTCTTCGATCTCAAACCGAAAAAGCGCCTGCCGCGCCCGGTGCCGCTGGCCGAGATCAAAAAGCAAAAATCATTGGCGAATTTTGATCTTGTGCGCATCCCGCGGCTTTCGGTGATGCCGGTGACGGAGAAGCAGTGGCAGGTGTTGATGAAGATGGCGGGCGCTAATTATTCAAAATAA
- a CDS encoding DUF853 domain-containing protein, which yields MDSTFASFMANQYGWSEPSLELGRAAYPPEAGQPQRLAEVNVRLPLALGNRHGLIAGATGTGKTRTLQGMAEQLSLNGVPVFLADIKGDLSGLAQPGVTNAKLQDRCSKLGISFQGREFPVEFLSLSGKNGIPLRATVSSFGPILLSKVLGLNETQQSSLTMVFKFCDDRQLPLLDFSDLRAVLTYLTGDGAAELKTYGGLSTTSVGVLLRKMVELETQGGDKFFGEPEFDPDDLLRTAPDGRGIISILEIADLQDRPMLFSTFMMWLLAALYCDLPERGDVDKPILAFFFDEAHFLFDGASKAFLDQLQQVVRLIRSKGVGVYFVTQTPKDVDTDVLAQLGHRVQHALRAFTPNDAKALKATVATFPITKFYDLEETLTTLGIGEALITVLDPRGVPTSPVATVLRPPQSFMGPAPPEMMDQIIRSSPLYKKYSTPIDRESARELLAKKMMDIPDDEPIAKRQPAQPKEEGMLDKVADVINSPLGRQIGREVVRGLFGLLGPTPKRRTRRRTGLW from the coding sequence ATGGATTCCACCTTTGCCTCATTCATGGCCAACCAATACGGCTGGAGTGAGCCGTCTTTGGAGTTGGGCCGCGCCGCGTATCCGCCTGAAGCCGGGCAGCCGCAAAGGCTGGCGGAAGTCAACGTGCGCTTGCCGCTGGCGTTGGGCAATCGCCACGGCCTGATTGCCGGCGCCACCGGCACCGGCAAAACCCGCACGTTGCAGGGCATGGCCGAGCAGCTTTCGCTCAACGGCGTGCCGGTTTTTCTCGCCGACATCAAGGGCGACTTGAGCGGGTTGGCGCAGCCCGGTGTGACGAATGCGAAGCTGCAAGATCGTTGCAGCAAGCTCGGCATCAGTTTTCAAGGCCGCGAATTTCCGGTGGAATTTCTCAGCCTCAGCGGCAAGAATGGCATTCCGTTGCGTGCGACGGTTAGCTCCTTTGGCCCAATTTTGCTCTCCAAAGTGCTCGGCTTGAACGAGACGCAACAAAGTTCACTCACAATGGTTTTCAAATTTTGCGACGACCGCCAACTGCCCCTGTTGGATTTCAGCGATCTCCGCGCTGTGCTCACCTATTTGACCGGTGACGGCGCCGCGGAGTTGAAAACGTACGGCGGGCTTTCAACCACTTCCGTCGGCGTGTTGCTGCGCAAAATGGTCGAGTTGGAAACGCAGGGCGGGGACAAATTTTTCGGCGAGCCGGAATTTGATCCGGATGATTTGCTGCGCACGGCGCCGGACGGGCGCGGTATCATCAGCATTTTGGAAATAGCGGATCTGCAAGATCGCCCGATGTTGTTCAGCACCTTCATGATGTGGCTGCTGGCGGCGCTGTATTGCGACCTGCCGGAACGCGGCGACGTTGACAAGCCGATTCTCGCGTTCTTTTTTGACGAGGCGCATTTTCTTTTTGACGGCGCCAGCAAAGCTTTCCTGGATCAGCTCCAGCAAGTCGTGCGCCTCATTCGTTCCAAAGGCGTCGGCGTCTATTTTGTCACACAAACGCCTAAAGACGTCGATACCGACGTGCTGGCGCAGCTTGGCCACCGCGTGCAGCACGCCTTGCGCGCGTTCACGCCGAACGACGCGAAGGCGTTGAAAGCGACGGTCGCCACTTTTCCAATAACGAAGTTTTATGATCTCGAAGAAACGCTGACAACGCTCGGCATTGGCGAAGCGCTGATCACCGTGCTCGATCCGCGCGGCGTGCCCACTTCGCCGGTTGCCACCGTCTTGCGGCCGCCGCAATCTTTTATGGGCCCGGCCCCGCCAGAAATGATGGACCAAATCATTCGCAGCTCGCCATTGTACAAAAAATACAGCACGCCAATCGACCGTGAAAGCGCGCGCGAGCTGCTGGCAAAAAAGATGATGGACATTCCGGACGACGAGCCGATCGCGAAGCGACAACCGGCGCAACCAAAAGAAGAGGGCATGTTGGACAAGGTGGCCGATGTGATCAACTCACCGCTGGGCCGCCAAATCGGCCGCGAAGTCGTGCGCGGCCTGTTCGGCTTGTTAGGCCCGACACCGAAGCGAAGAACACGGCGGCGGACGGGGCTGTGGTGA